In Stegostoma tigrinum isolate sSteTig4 chromosome 12, sSteTig4.hap1, whole genome shotgun sequence, the following proteins share a genomic window:
- the ccdc181 gene encoding coiled-coil domain-containing protein 181 — MSEENSVTSQVEEYEDDFEKDLDWLINEETKSSDEDPEVYEESEDIDAKINKELDDEEIKEKNSIDEEQSASSVEKLCELNKDLINHAEVTRGEENVVVNNPDPISDSDSEGSFHKLKLEDQQEGEEQTEEVKRYIMEKIEQANKKLQDEDPIDKNRERRLKFKDNLVDLEVPPMHLPETEKDNGEVTGQMSEMCISSDVQKVNANTGNTGDEDKIKDKKVLMEKDGKFELVSLQDFGNQGLLPQIAVAFSENECKQSHCFNSDNPKGNNLTSSQISLSPNENFHIPKPPDEPKDRATSAANLQKNGAQKILPRRVQSAIMSPKLSTHLNTSEQKEFNWRTQKKDQLKTEIGAKKIEEEMRKKEENKMAFGIWLQRKKQQRQEERRIQCAKELERKNNKEHRDPNEAFNLWLKKKREQQIKEQQIEAMRKREQDYNSKVHTREDSEKAFKQWLKRKKAEKRAEQLAAKERCRKFLMEARRVKRMQTLLCTLSESKSFQFDNYGYRF, encoded by the exons ATGAGTGAAGAGAATAGCGTTACTTCACAAGTTGAAGAATATGAAGATGACTTTGAGAAAGACCTTGATTGGCTAATCAACGAAGAAACAAAAAGTAGTGATGAAGATCCAGAG GTTTATGAAGAAAGTGAAGACATTGACGCCAAAATTAACAAAGAGCTGGATGatgaagaaataaaagagaaaaattcCATAGATGAGGAACAATCTGCAAGCTCTGTAGAAAAACTTTGTGAGCTGAATAAAGATTTAATAAACCATGCTGAGGTCACTAGAGGAGAAGAAAATGTTGTTGTCAATAACCCTGATCCTATATCAGATTCAGATAGTGAAGGTTCATTTCATAAATTGAAACTCGAGGATCAGCAAGAAGGAGAAGAGCAAACAGAGGAAGTAAAACGCTACATAATGGAAAAGATTGAGCAAGCCAACAAGAAGTTGCAGGATGAAGATCCCATAGATAAAAATCGAGAACGCAGATTGAAGTTCAAAGACAATTTAGTTGACTTGGAGGTTCCCCCTATGCATTTACCTGAGACAGAAAAGGATAATGGAGAGGTCACAGGTCAGATGTCTGAAATGTGCATTTCAAGCGATGTTCAAAAAGTCAATGCTAATACAGGAAATACAGGTGATGAAGACAAAATCAAAGACAAAAAAGTGTTAATggaaaaagatggaaaatttgAACTAGTGAGTTTACAGGATTTTGGGAATCAAGGTTTATTACCTCAGATTGCTGTTGCATTCAGTGAAAATGAGTGTAAACAATCTCATTGCTTCAATTCAGATAATCCTAAAGGAAACAACCTTACCAGCAGTCAGATCAGTTTATCTCCAAATGAAAATTTTCATATCCCAAAACCACCAGATGAACCAAAGGATCGAGCAACTTCTGCAGCTAATTTACAGAAGAATGGAGCTCAAAAGATCCTACCTCGAAGGGTCCAATCTGCAATAATGTCTCCCAAACTGTCTACCCACCTGAACACCTCAGAACAAAAGGAGTTTAATTGGCGAACCCAAAAGAAAGATCAGCTTAAGACTGAG ATAGgggcaaaaaaaattgaagaagaAATGCGGAAGAAAGAGGAGAACAAGATGGCTTTCGGGATCTGGCTTCAAAGGAAGAAGCAACAGCGCCAAGAAGAAAGAAGAATTCAATGTGCGAAGGAACTAGAAAGAAAGAATAATAAG gAACATCGAGACCCAAATGAAGCCTTCAATCTCTGGCTAAAGAAAAAACGGGAGCAGCAAATTAAAGAGCAGCAAATAGAAGCCATGAGAAAAAGGGAACAAGATTACAACTCAAAAGTTCACACAAGGGAAGATTCTGAAAAAGCCTTTAAGCA GTGGCTAAAACGAAAGAAAGCTGAGAAACGGGCAGAGCAATTGGCTGCAAAGGAGCGATGCAGGAAATTTCTGATGGAAGCTAGAAGAGTTAAAAGAATGCAAACTTTACTGTGCACCCTTAGTGAATCCAAATCATTTCAGTTTGACAATTATGGTTACAGGTTCTAG